One Agrococcus jenensis genomic region harbors:
- a CDS encoding helix-turn-helix domain-containing protein, with amino-acid sequence MVDAAILGHRIRHFRTTAGLTLDALGERIGLAGSQLSLIENGHREPKLSHLQAIAEVLGVGTAQLLDPEPPSERSRMELDLQRLQEGASYRRLGLPTVRPTRSMGDDLLAALVGMHRELDRRAREAIATPEQARRDATALRHRMREQSNALPEIEDLAEEQLRAVGYEGGSLTHRTVSEMAARLGFELVYVTDLPHSTRSVTDLENGRIYLPPASIPGGHGLRSMSLQALAHRLLGHHEPQDYSEFLQQRLEINYFAAATLMPRSRAVEYLRKAKKERNLAVEDFRDAFGVTHETAAMRFTNLATTHLDLRVHFLRVQEDGALSRVYENDGIPIPVDASGHAEGQLVCRKFAARSAFERTSRTTEFYQYTDTPNGTYWCSTQTGSGADGEFSISFGVRFDDAKYFRGAQTAFREVSTCPDERCCARPDDALVERWRRKSWASARMHQHTLAPLPSGTYPGVDDAELYGFLERHAPAL; translated from the coding sequence ATGGTCGACGCAGCAATCCTCGGGCACCGCATCCGGCACTTCCGCACCACCGCCGGGCTGACGCTCGATGCGCTGGGGGAGCGGATCGGCCTGGCCGGCAGCCAGCTCTCGCTCATCGAGAACGGCCACCGCGAGCCGAAGCTCAGCCACCTGCAGGCGATCGCCGAGGTGCTCGGCGTCGGCACCGCGCAGCTGCTCGACCCCGAGCCGCCGAGCGAGCGCTCGCGCATGGAGCTCGACCTGCAGCGCCTGCAGGAGGGCGCGAGCTACCGGCGCCTCGGGCTGCCGACCGTGCGCCCGACGCGCTCGATGGGCGACGACCTGCTCGCAGCCCTCGTCGGCATGCACCGCGAGCTCGACCGCCGGGCGCGCGAGGCCATCGCCACCCCCGAGCAGGCGCGTCGCGACGCCACTGCGCTGCGGCACCGGATGCGCGAGCAGTCGAACGCCCTGCCCGAGATCGAGGACCTCGCCGAGGAGCAGCTGCGCGCCGTCGGCTACGAGGGCGGCAGCCTCACGCACCGCACCGTCAGCGAGATGGCGGCCCGGCTGGGCTTCGAGCTCGTCTACGTCACCGACCTGCCGCACTCGACGCGCTCGGTCACCGACCTCGAGAACGGCCGCATCTACCTGCCGCCGGCGTCGATCCCCGGCGGCCACGGCCTCCGCTCGATGTCGCTGCAGGCGCTCGCGCACCGGCTGCTCGGCCACCACGAGCCGCAGGACTACAGCGAGTTCCTCCAGCAGCGGCTCGAGATCAACTACTTCGCCGCCGCGACCCTCATGCCGCGCTCGCGGGCCGTCGAGTACCTGCGGAAGGCGAAGAAGGAGCGCAACCTCGCGGTCGAGGACTTCCGCGACGCATTCGGCGTGACGCACGAGACCGCAGCCATGCGCTTCACGAACCTCGCCACCACGCACCTCGACCTGCGCGTGCACTTCCTGCGGGTGCAGGAGGACGGCGCGCTGTCGCGCGTGTACGAGAACGACGGCATCCCCATCCCGGTCGACGCGTCCGGTCATGCGGAGGGCCAGCTCGTCTGCCGCAAGTTCGCCGCCCGCAGCGCGTTCGAGCGCACCTCGCGGACGACGGAGTTCTACCAGTACACCGACACCCCGAATGGGACGTACTGGTGCTCGACGCAGACCGGCTCTGGCGCCGACGGCGAGTTCTCGATCTCCTTCGGCGTGCGCTTCGACGACGCGAAGTACTTCCGCGGCGCCCAGACCGCGTTCCGCGAGGTCTCGACGTGCCCCGACGAGCGGTGCTGCGCGCGACCGGACGACGCGCTCGTCGAGCGCTGGCGTCGCAAGTCGTGGGCGTCCGCCCGCATGCACCAGCACACGCTCGCCCCGCTGCCGTCGGGCACCTACCCCGGCGTCGACGACGCCGAGCTCTACGGCTTCCTCGAGCGCCACGCGCCCGCGCTCTGA
- a CDS encoding low molecular weight phosphatase family protein yields MIESDDGGSSPDAVLRSGAKRLAARHPGLDPQLVERVVFESHATLARGARVHSHLPPLALQFAGDRLEALDRRATHAEGAPLRVLVESIRNDGISQMAAAYLNVLGQGRVVALSGALNPADQVLRTVGDVMAEDGVPLTDSFPKPVTDDLARAADVIITMLIEHPFDLVEGQRIEVWDFDDPAGLSTDEVRRIRDRVRRQVTAFVEALPD; encoded by the coding sequence ATGATCGAGTCCGACGACGGAGGCAGCTCGCCGGACGCGGTGCTGCGCAGCGGCGCGAAGCGCCTCGCCGCGCGCCATCCGGGCCTCGATCCGCAGCTCGTCGAGCGCGTGGTCTTCGAGTCGCACGCGACGCTCGCGCGGGGCGCGCGCGTCCACTCGCACCTGCCGCCGCTCGCGCTGCAGTTCGCGGGGGATCGGCTGGAGGCGCTCGACCGTCGGGCGACCCACGCCGAGGGCGCGCCGCTGCGCGTGCTGGTCGAGTCGATCCGCAACGACGGCATCTCGCAGATGGCCGCCGCCTACCTCAACGTGCTGGGCCAGGGCAGGGTCGTGGCGCTCTCGGGCGCGCTGAACCCGGCCGACCAGGTGCTGCGCACGGTCGGCGACGTGATGGCGGAGGACGGCGTGCCGCTCACCGACAGCTTCCCGAAGCCCGTCACCGACGACCTCGCGCGGGCCGCCGACGTGATCATCACCATGCTCATCGAGCACCCCTTCGACCTCGTCGAGGGCCAGCGCATCGAGGTGTGGGACTTCGACGACCCGGCTGGGCTCAGCACCGACGAGGTGCGGCGCATCCGCGACCGCGTGCGCCGGCAGGTGACCGCGTTCGTCGAGGCCCTGCCCGACTGA
- a CDS encoding helix-turn-helix transcriptional regulator, whose product MVDLDELRRLRRARDRMDREFARPLDVAALARTALMSSAHFSRRFRDAYGETPYAYLMTRRIERAAALLRGGEVSVTDACMQVGCTSLGSFSASFTKLMGETPSAYRARDHEALDGMPGCLAMVLTRPRKGDPSSRFREARRAVPA is encoded by the coding sequence ATGGTCGACCTCGACGAGCTGCGCCGGCTCCGGCGCGCGCGCGACCGGATGGACCGCGAGTTCGCGCGGCCGCTCGACGTCGCGGCGCTCGCGCGCACCGCGCTGATGTCGAGCGCCCACTTCAGCCGCCGCTTCCGCGACGCCTACGGCGAGACGCCGTACGCGTACCTCATGACCCGGCGCATCGAGCGCGCCGCGGCGCTGCTGCGCGGCGGCGAGGTGAGCGTCACGGATGCATGCATGCAGGTCGGGTGCACGAGCCTCGGCTCGTTCTCGGCGAGCTTCACGAAGCTGATGGGGGAGACGCCCAGCGCCTACCGCGCCCGTGATCACGAGGCGCTCGACGGCATGCCGGGCTGCCTGGCGATGGTGCTGACGCGGCCCCGCAAGGGCGATCCGTCGAGCAGGTTCCGAGAAGCGCGCCGGGCGGTGCCCGCATAG
- a CDS encoding VOC family protein has product MSISISAVHVIVDDPDAAVAFYRDVLGMSVTSEVENEGFRWVTLSPPSQPGIQLVLSHPRAGRSEQDGEAIAALLAKGELGSVNLRAGDLDAVFERAASADGVEIVQEPTDQFWGVRDIALRDPAGNLVRIEQAA; this is encoded by the coding sequence ATGAGCATCTCCATCAGCGCAGTGCATGTCATCGTCGACGACCCGGATGCCGCGGTCGCCTTCTACCGCGACGTCCTCGGGATGTCGGTGACGAGCGAGGTCGAGAACGAGGGGTTCCGCTGGGTGACCCTGTCGCCGCCGTCGCAGCCCGGCATCCAGCTCGTGCTGTCGCATCCGCGCGCCGGGCGGTCCGAGCAGGACGGCGAGGCGATCGCGGCGCTGCTCGCGAAGGGCGAGCTCGGCAGCGTCAACCTGCGGGCCGGCGACCTCGACGCGGTGTTCGAGCGCGCGGCGAGCGCCGACGGCGTCGAGATCGTGCAGGAGCCCACCGACCAGTTCTGGGGCGTGCGCGACATCGCGCTGCGCGACCCCGCGGGCAACCTCGTGCGCATCGAGCAGGCCGCGTAG
- a CDS encoding SGNH/GDSL hydrolase family protein — protein sequence MQRRSIAILAALVVGASALAMATPASASDPPDGAVYVALGDSEAAGTGNLPYVDSDCLRSRRAYPAQLGDTLGTGVASSACAGATTDDVIATQLGDLGVDTRLVTITAGINDVAWQRVLLECRAGGDPLACGQAQADAFAAIAALPTDIAQMLAAVRSQAPNAQILVTGYPLLFGDLADGVCRAGTYRGTHVVFSAADTQFVNTGIELVNAAILGGLVGYMSATGDEGVSYVDVTAAFDGHGLCDSGSPWISRVISGTATVDRGFHIDGRGMRAYADALAAAAPDIP from the coding sequence ATGCAGCGTCGCTCGATCGCCATCCTCGCCGCCTTGGTCGTGGGCGCCTCCGCCCTCGCCATGGCCACCCCCGCCTCGGCGTCCGACCCGCCGGACGGCGCCGTCTACGTCGCACTCGGCGACTCCGAGGCCGCCGGCACCGGCAACCTCCCCTACGTCGACAGCGATTGCCTGCGCTCCCGCAGGGCGTACCCGGCGCAGCTCGGCGACACGCTCGGCACCGGGGTCGCCTCGAGCGCGTGCGCAGGGGCGACCACGGACGATGTGATCGCGACCCAGCTCGGTGACCTCGGCGTCGACACGCGGCTCGTCACCATCACCGCGGGCATCAACGACGTCGCGTGGCAGCGGGTGCTGCTCGAGTGCCGTGCCGGCGGCGACCCGCTGGCCTGCGGCCAGGCGCAGGCCGACGCCTTCGCCGCCATCGCCGCGCTGCCCACCGACATCGCGCAGATGCTGGCGGCCGTGCGCAGCCAGGCGCCGAACGCGCAGATCCTGGTCACCGGCTATCCGCTGCTGTTCGGCGATCTCGCCGACGGCGTCTGCAGGGCCGGCACCTACCGCGGCACCCACGTCGTCTTCAGCGCCGCGGACACGCAGTTCGTCAACACCGGCATCGAGCTCGTGAACGCCGCGATCCTCGGCGGGCTCGTCGGGTACATGAGCGCGACCGGCGACGAGGGCGTCTCGTACGTCGACGTCACCGCGGCCTTCGACGGCCACGGCCTCTGCGACTCGGGCAGCCCGTGGATCAGCCGGGTCATCTCGGGCACCGCCACGGTCGATCGCGGGTTCCACATCGACGGCCGCGGCATGCGGGCGTACGCCGACGCGCTCGCGGCCGCGGCGCCCGACATCCCCTAG
- a CDS encoding heavy-metal-associated domain-containing protein, whose protein sequence is MLQNIEILATPAEAEADAQAQAGGCCGGGACGVSSAATPSATAQTFEVDGMTCGHCVSSVTEELSGLAGVEGVDVQLVAGGRSTVTVSADAPLRLDDVRAAVSEAGYTLVEA, encoded by the coding sequence ATGCTCCAGAACATCGAGATCCTGGCCACCCCCGCCGAGGCTGAGGCCGACGCGCAGGCGCAGGCCGGCGGCTGCTGCGGCGGCGGCGCCTGTGGCGTCTCGTCGGCTGCGACCCCGTCTGCGACCGCGCAGACGTTCGAGGTCGACGGCATGACGTGCGGCCACTGCGTCTCGTCGGTCACCGAGGAGCTCTCCGGGCTCGCGGGCGTCGAGGGCGTCGACGTCCAGCTCGTCGCCGGCGGCCGCTCGACGGTCACCGTCTCCGCCGACGCACCGCTGCGCCTCGATGACGTGCGCGCCGCCGTCAGCGAGGCGGGCTACACGCTCGTCGAGGCCTGA
- a CDS encoding metal-sensitive transcriptional regulator, translated as MSIATAAPTHGYTADKDALLKRLRRAEGQVRGVARMVDEDAYCIDILTQVSAATKALETVALQLLEDHLAHCVAEAAESGGPVAQAKLAEASAAIARLVRS; from the coding sequence ATGAGCATCGCCACCGCCGCCCCCACGCACGGCTACACCGCCGACAAGGACGCCCTCCTCAAGCGCCTGCGCCGTGCTGAGGGCCAGGTGCGCGGCGTCGCGCGGATGGTCGACGAGGATGCGTACTGCATCGACATCCTGACGCAGGTCTCCGCCGCCACGAAGGCGCTCGAGACCGTCGCGCTGCAGCTGCTCGAGGACCACCTCGCGCACTGCGTCGCCGAGGCGGCCGAGTCCGGCGGCCCCGTCGCGCAAGCGAAGCTCGCAGAGGCGAGCGCCGCGATCGCGCGCCTCGTCCGCTCCTGA
- a CDS encoding TetR/AcrR family transcriptional regulator, which yields MGRPRLHDEHLRQRLLEAATELMATEGPDFSLRPLVASIGTSTSAVYSLFGSRGELLEAITLRAASSLVDAQNEADVDDPVQRILGLAHAWRQWATENASMFQVVFGRGESTPAVDEARDSTTEPLLRAVRSAVEQGVLHGDPETSTRTIFAAIHGAITLELLGLYPAEQADALFDAQLAAIWRSWATPEHVDAVAA from the coding sequence ATGGGAAGACCACGCCTGCATGACGAGCACCTCCGCCAGCGCCTCCTCGAGGCCGCGACGGAGCTGATGGCGACCGAGGGACCTGACTTCTCGCTGCGCCCGCTCGTCGCATCGATCGGCACGTCGACCTCGGCGGTCTACTCGCTCTTCGGCTCGCGCGGCGAGCTCCTCGAGGCGATCACGCTCCGCGCCGCGAGCTCGCTCGTCGACGCGCAGAACGAGGCAGACGTCGACGACCCGGTGCAGCGCATCCTGGGCCTCGCGCACGCTTGGCGCCAGTGGGCGACCGAGAACGCGTCGATGTTCCAGGTGGTCTTCGGGCGCGGCGAGTCGACGCCTGCGGTCGACGAGGCGCGCGACAGCACCACCGAGCCGCTGCTGCGCGCTGTCCGGTCCGCGGTCGAGCAGGGCGTGCTGCACGGCGACCCCGAGACGTCGACGCGCACGATCTTCGCGGCCATCCACGGCGCCATCACGCTCGAGCTGCTCGGCCTGTATCCCGCCGAGCAGGCCGACGCGCTCTTCGACGCGCAGCTGGCCGCGATCTGGCGCAGCTGGGCGACGCCGGAGCACGTCGACGCGGTCGCCGCCTGA
- a CDS encoding prepilin peptidase gives MPPIVIALSAALCAAAAASLIGRARRIAASDSPWLRPWVAGLLGAVGGASAAAVTEHWAVTAALCALAIGCALLVPVDQAVLRLPDAIVWPTTGAVLAMLLVAAGVTGEWGRLGTAVLAMLAVGAGYFVLAFISPTSLGLGDVKLSLVLGLTLGWFGWPAVLLGVLGGFLVFALAALGLLVARRTTMQAELPFGPWMILGAALGLAWVTVGG, from the coding sequence ATGCCGCCGATCGTGATCGCCCTCTCCGCAGCGCTGTGCGCCGCGGCAGCGGCATCGCTGATCGGACGGGCCCGCCGGATCGCCGCGAGCGACTCCCCGTGGCTGCGCCCGTGGGTGGCCGGCCTCCTGGGCGCCGTCGGCGGGGCGTCCGCTGCCGCCGTGACGGAGCACTGGGCGGTCACCGCGGCGCTCTGCGCGCTCGCCATCGGCTGCGCACTCCTCGTACCGGTCGACCAGGCGGTGCTGCGACTGCCGGATGCGATCGTGTGGCCCACGACGGGTGCGGTGCTCGCGATGCTGCTCGTCGCTGCCGGAGTGACCGGTGAGTGGGGGCGGCTCGGCACGGCGGTCCTCGCCATGCTCGCCGTCGGCGCCGGCTACTTCGTGCTCGCGTTCATCTCCCCCACGAGCCTCGGCCTCGGCGACGTCAAGCTGTCGCTCGTGCTCGGCCTGACCCTCGGATGGTTCGGCTGGCCCGCGGTGCTGCTCGGCGTCCTCGGCGGCTTCCTGGTGTTCGCGCTCGCCGCGCTCGGCCTGCTCGTGGCGCGGCGCACGACGATGCAGGCCGAGCTGCCGTTCGGCCCGTGGATGATCCTCGGTGCGGCGCTCGGCCTCGCCTGGGTGACGGTCGGCGGCTAG
- a CDS encoding TetR/AcrR family transcriptional regulator — translation MPDATHAPEELGLRERKKILTRETIASAAFELVQQHGIDEVTVNDIAERAFVSPRTVSNYFSSKEAAIVAADEHEPIEMLAGFDERPEDEPPLQSLRAVLAGTVRTWTDDYVERLRAKEQLIDRAPALLPHRMAQYDELEDAIRIAVAQREGVDPDVDPFSRLIAGAAAAAVKTAIRVWVNTGAGPHDLAELVEHAFDDLESGLSHAA, via the coding sequence ATGCCTGACGCCACGCACGCACCCGAGGAGCTCGGGCTGCGCGAGCGGAAGAAGATCCTGACCCGCGAGACGATCGCGAGCGCGGCCTTCGAGCTCGTCCAGCAGCACGGCATCGACGAGGTGACCGTGAACGACATCGCGGAGCGGGCCTTCGTGTCCCCCAGGACCGTCTCCAACTACTTCTCCTCCAAGGAGGCGGCGATCGTCGCGGCCGACGAGCACGAGCCGATCGAGATGCTCGCCGGGTTCGACGAGCGGCCCGAGGACGAGCCCCCGCTCCAGTCGCTGCGGGCCGTGCTCGCTGGGACGGTGCGGACCTGGACCGACGACTACGTCGAGCGGCTTCGCGCCAAGGAGCAGCTCATCGACCGTGCGCCGGCACTGCTGCCGCACCGCATGGCGCAGTACGACGAGCTCGAGGACGCCATCCGGATCGCGGTCGCGCAGCGCGAGGGGGTCGACCCTGACGTGGACCCGTTCTCCCGGCTCATCGCGGGCGCAGCCGCCGCGGCGGTCAAGACCGCCATCCGCGTCTGGGTCAACACCGGCGCCGGCCCGCATGACCTCGCCGAGCTCGTCGAGCACGCGTTCGACGATCTGGAGTCGGGTCTCAGCCACGCGGCCTGA
- a CDS encoding Flp family type IVb pilin, which yields MYAFIIAAQTFVADRFDKKNDRGATAVEYGILVALMAAAVIAAVVLLTPILADLFTGVADSVDTTGGAATEG from the coding sequence ATGTACGCCTTCATCATCGCTGCCCAGACCTTCGTCGCCGACCGCTTCGACAAGAAGAACGACCGCGGCGCGACCGCAGTCGAGTACGGCATCCTCGTCGCCCTCATGGCTGCTGCGGTCATCGCCGCCGTCGTGCTGCTGACGCCGATCCTCGCCGACCTGTTCACCGGCGTCGCCGACTCCGTCGACACCACGGGTGGCGCCGCGACCGAGGGCTGA
- a CDS encoding TadE/TadG family type IV pilus assembly protein, with protein sequence MERRGDRGAALVEFALVLPLLAMMTIGIIAFGYMFHIQSVLDNAARDGVRVATLTNATDAVALARSTAQASASSSVALAATDITVDLSACATAASATNDRLAHVTIELEDFSLLGLGAITLTGTGSMRCNG encoded by the coding sequence ATGGAACGACGCGGAGATCGCGGCGCCGCACTCGTCGAGTTCGCGCTCGTGCTGCCGCTGCTGGCGATGATGACGATCGGGATCATCGCCTTCGGCTACATGTTCCACATCCAGTCGGTGCTCGACAACGCGGCGCGCGACGGTGTGCGCGTCGCCACGCTCACGAACGCGACGGATGCCGTCGCGCTCGCCAGGAGCACCGCTCAGGCTTCCGCCTCCTCCTCGGTGGCGCTCGCCGCCACCGATATCACCGTCGATCTGAGTGCGTGCGCCACTGCGGCCTCCGCCACGAACGATCGGCTCGCGCACGTCACCATCGAGCTCGAGGACTTCTCGCTGCTGGGGCTCGGCGCCATCACACTCACGGGTACAGGAAGCATGCGATGCAACGGATGA
- a CDS encoding TadE/TadG family type IV pilus assembly protein: MRSSRDDRGAVAVWVGILMVPLLIVAALAIDASAMFTDRQRLQHGADAGALAIAQQCSVAPCTDDVADAVAQELATANAPAGGAPTASAELDPGWVEVANDSERDFWFGGAAGEDDVAIEARSAASWGYPTGGPAVMPFAFSWCELAVQAGLPAIRNTANQVVGLQIPAAGVTRTILATKTSGTDCTGPSGNLVPGGFGWLEPTDGCGDAVTDIDSWAPSDPGNAPPNGCSPSDFSQWIGQTVLLPVFDVYVGQGNNAKYDIFGYVAFRLDSYYFAGQYETPDRPCSTNQRCMRGTFLRYADLDSDFEYSSGGPQLGASVVELRLPEEG, translated from the coding sequence ATGAGGTCTTCCCGCGATGACCGCGGCGCGGTCGCCGTATGGGTCGGCATCCTCATGGTGCCGCTGCTCATCGTGGCTGCCCTTGCGATCGACGCGTCCGCGATGTTCACGGACCGGCAGCGCCTGCAGCATGGCGCCGACGCCGGTGCGCTCGCGATCGCGCAGCAGTGCTCGGTCGCCCCATGCACCGATGATGTGGCCGACGCGGTCGCGCAGGAGCTGGCGACCGCGAACGCTCCTGCCGGCGGCGCTCCGACCGCGAGCGCAGAACTGGACCCGGGTTGGGTCGAGGTGGCGAACGACTCAGAGCGCGACTTCTGGTTCGGTGGCGCCGCAGGCGAGGATGATGTCGCCATCGAGGCGCGGTCGGCGGCATCGTGGGGCTACCCGACCGGTGGTCCCGCCGTCATGCCGTTCGCCTTCTCGTGGTGCGAGCTCGCCGTGCAGGCCGGTCTCCCGGCGATCCGGAACACCGCGAATCAGGTGGTCGGTCTCCAGATCCCGGCGGCCGGCGTCACCCGCACGATCCTGGCCACGAAGACGTCGGGCACCGACTGCACTGGGCCGAGCGGCAATCTCGTTCCCGGTGGCTTCGGATGGCTCGAGCCGACTGACGGCTGCGGCGACGCAGTCACGGACATCGACTCGTGGGCGCCCTCCGACCCTGGCAACGCACCTCCCAACGGTTGCTCGCCCTCGGACTTCAGCCAATGGATCGGCCAGACCGTCCTGCTGCCCGTCTTCGACGTCTATGTCGGTCAGGGCAACAACGCCAAGTACGACATCTTCGGCTACGTCGCCTTCCGCCTCGACTCCTATTACTTCGCCGGGCAGTACGAGACGCCGGACCGACCGTGCAGCACGAATCAGCGTTGCATGCGCGGCACGTTCCTCCGATACGCCGACCTCGACTCGGACTTCGAGTACAGCTCCGGCGGTCCTCAGCTCGGCGCGTCGGTCGTCGAGCTCCGACTCCCTGAGGAGGGATGA
- the cpaB gene encoding Flp pilus assembly protein CpaB: MIRRIIVALVALLIAAAGGVLTFMYASGADARAMADMAPARVLVVAEPIAAGTPAEAIAESVSVAELPAAAVVPGGVADLADVAGLLTNADLEPGEQLLTARFESPEGLPEVVEVPPNMHQLSLQLETRRVIGGELRPGDTVGVFLSGTVVTGTSTENSESDQTHLILHKVLVTAVTGASGVVTDENGDEVEQEAEDTIMVTFALSAADAEQLVFGAEFGQIWLSLEGADVPEDGTRLVTPIEAFQ; the protein is encoded by the coding sequence ATGATCCGACGCATCATCGTGGCGCTCGTCGCCCTGCTCATCGCCGCGGCAGGCGGCGTGCTGACCTTCATGTACGCATCGGGCGCTGACGCCCGGGCCATGGCGGACATGGCTCCCGCGCGCGTGCTGGTCGTCGCGGAGCCGATCGCGGCGGGCACGCCGGCAGAGGCGATCGCCGAATCGGTCTCCGTGGCCGAGCTGCCTGCCGCCGCAGTCGTCCCCGGCGGCGTCGCCGATCTCGCCGACGTCGCCGGCCTGCTCACCAACGCCGACCTCGAGCCCGGTGAGCAGCTGCTCACGGCGCGCTTCGAGTCGCCGGAAGGCCTTCCCGAGGTCGTCGAGGTGCCGCCGAACATGCACCAGCTGTCGCTGCAGCTCGAGACCCGCCGCGTGATCGGTGGCGAGCTGCGACCCGGTGACACGGTCGGCGTGTTCCTCTCCGGCACGGTCGTCACGGGCACGTCGACGGAGAACTCCGAGAGCGACCAGACCCACCTCATCCTGCACAAGGTGCTCGTCACCGCCGTCACCGGCGCGTCTGGTGTCGTCACCGACGAGAACGGCGACGAGGTCGAGCAGGAGGCGGAGGACACCATCATGGTCACCTTCGCGCTCTCGGCCGCCGATGCCGAGCAGCTCGTGTTCGGGGCCGAGTTCGGCCAGATCTGGCTCTCGCTCGAGGGCGCCGACGTCCCCGAGGACGGCACCCGTCTCGTCACCCCTATAGAGGCGTTCCAATGA
- a CDS encoding AAA family ATPase: protein MTNVLLTTDSTDLQTRVHQAAGGSCIAVPSHPLPSDPAQLLAHVQHQALPDVLVLDATRAPHDALALAGRFDRELPGTGLVLIGDPEALSIAAMRVGVRDVLPEHVDVETLRAALLRVGQAVQTRRAQPDVPPAVANTMIAPGRVLTVLSPKGGAGKTTLATNLAVGLAQSAPGAVVLVDLDVQFGDVATALNIEPEYALDDVLQGHVLRDPIALKTRLTQHSSGLLVVCAPDTPAAADSVTPEQVSELLASLSAQFRYVVVDTAAGLEPRTLAALDHTTDPVLLTTFDVAGARGLRKEVATLRELGMLTNARQVLLNFADPKAGLSVSDVEATIRTKVDLTIPISRSVTASLNTGVPIVLQRPKDPVAKQMRKLITFYAETGARRANGRHRAAA, encoded by the coding sequence ATGACCAACGTGCTGCTGACCACCGACTCCACCGACCTGCAGACCCGCGTGCACCAGGCGGCGGGCGGATCATGCATCGCGGTGCCGTCGCACCCGCTGCCGTCCGATCCCGCGCAGCTGCTCGCGCACGTGCAGCACCAGGCGCTGCCCGACGTCCTCGTGCTGGACGCGACCCGAGCACCGCACGACGCGCTCGCGCTCGCGGGACGCTTCGACCGAGAGCTGCCGGGCACCGGGCTCGTGCTGATCGGCGATCCGGAGGCGCTCTCCATCGCGGCGATGCGCGTCGGTGTGCGCGACGTGCTGCCCGAGCACGTCGATGTCGAGACGCTCCGCGCAGCGCTCCTGCGGGTCGGGCAGGCCGTGCAGACCCGCCGTGCGCAGCCCGACGTACCGCCGGCAGTAGCGAACACCATGATCGCCCCCGGGCGCGTCCTCACGGTGCTGTCGCCGAAGGGCGGCGCGGGCAAGACCACCCTCGCGACGAACCTCGCGGTCGGGCTCGCGCAATCCGCGCCCGGTGCCGTCGTGCTCGTCGACCTCGACGTGCAGTTCGGCGACGTCGCGACCGCGCTCAACATCGAGCCGGAGTACGCGCTCGATGACGTGCTGCAGGGTCACGTCCTGCGCGACCCGATCGCGCTCAAGACCCGGCTCACGCAGCACTCGTCCGGACTCCTCGTCGTCTGCGCGCCCGACACCCCGGCCGCCGCTGACAGCGTCACGCCCGAGCAGGTGAGCGAGCTGCTCGCGAGCCTGAGCGCCCAGTTCCGCTACGTCGTGGTGGACACCGCGGCGGGGCTCGAGCCGCGCACGCTCGCCGCGCTCGACCACACGACCGACCCCGTGCTGCTGACGACGTTCGATGTCGCGGGAGCCCGCGGGCTGCGCAAGGAGGTCGCGACGCTGCGCGAGCTCGGCATGCTGACGAACGCCCGGCAGGTGCTGCTCAACTTCGCCGACCCGAAGGCCGGTCTGAGCGTCTCCGACGTCGAGGCGACCATCCGCACGAAGGTGGACCTGACGATCCCGATCTCGCGCTCGGTGACCGCCTCGCTCAACACCGGCGTGCCCATCGTGCTGCAGCGCCCGAAGGATCCGGTGGCCAAGCAGATGCGCAAGCTCATCACCTTCTACGCAGAGACCGGCGCGCGTCGCGCGAACGGCCGGCACAGGGCAGCAGCATGA